A single genomic interval of Methanofastidiosum sp. harbors:
- a CDS encoding serine--tRNA ligase, translating into MKLQLNAEYLLSKPLTGDGVQKIKKYLAEETKEILVKGLPKDKLSESPRILDSKILDDSISVIIESGTYVRSHAVAIRLKNSLSMLLGKEFKVGIKKVVGKKYTLTLELEKIPKDPINIPFVDNISIQDNNAILILNDLDEEFLTKNHVDRIINLFYDKVEAQFWGGKGEHWELISKSKEIEPLTTKDPTTELLALGWLKQGPSQGQWFYHAPIATLLRTMERIAVEEILKPLGFIEVIAPKLVPFEIWEKTGHLSGSEPEIYYVSPPISRDISVWEEVIDLYKITKKAYVDKIRERMRDPIGGMTYAQCPPMYWAFDGKTIDDSEFPVLIYDKSGPSYRWEAGGRQGIERVNEFWRIEPVFIGYPEQLIELKEKMMERYAYVFDKIFEIEWRTAWVTPFYMAQSGQTGIEKETERIKGTVDYESWIPSRGNREESEWLEFQNLSIVGDKYTKAFSIKSSKNKELWSGCSGIGLQRWTVSFLAQKSLDSDKWPKEFKKYLGEFPRQIKFV; encoded by the coding sequence ATGAAACTCCAATTAAATGCCGAGTACCTCCTAAGCAAACCGCTAACAGGAGACGGAGTTCAAAAAATAAAAAAATATCTTGCTGAAGAAACTAAAGAAATATTGGTCAAAGGATTACCGAAAGATAAACTTTCAGAATCACCAAGGATACTTGATTCAAAGATCTTAGATGATTCAATCTCAGTTATTATCGAAAGTGGGACATATGTCCGATCCCATGCAGTTGCTATAAGACTTAAAAATTCACTATCTATGCTTCTCGGAAAGGAGTTTAAGGTTGGGATTAAAAAAGTTGTTGGTAAAAAATATACTTTGACCCTAGAGCTTGAAAAAATCCCAAAGGATCCAATAAATATCCCTTTCGTGGATAATATATCTATACAAGATAACAATGCAATATTAATTCTTAATGATTTAGATGAAGAGTTTCTAACAAAAAATCATGTTGATCGTATAATTAATTTGTTCTATGATAAAGTTGAAGCACAGTTCTGGGGAGGAAAGGGCGAACACTGGGAGTTAATTTCAAAGAGTAAAGAAATTGAGCCTTTAACAACAAAAGATCCGACAACAGAGTTATTGGCACTAGGATGGCTTAAGCAAGGTCCAAGTCAGGGCCAGTGGTTTTACCATGCACCAATTGCCACACTTTTACGAACAATGGAAAGGATTGCAGTTGAAGAGATTCTAAAACCGTTGGGATTCATTGAAGTTATAGCCCCAAAACTAGTTCCATTTGAGATTTGGGAAAAAACAGGGCACTTATCCGGGAGTGAACCTGAAATCTATTATGTTTCCCCGCCAATCTCAAGAGATATTTCCGTATGGGAAGAAGTAATTGATTTATACAAAATAACAAAAAAAGCTTACGTTGATAAGATACGTGAAAGGATGAGGGATCCAATAGGGGGAATGACATATGCCCAATGTCCGCCAATGTACTGGGCTTTTGACGGGAAAACTATAGATGATTCCGAATTCCCCGTTTTAATTTATGATAAAAGTGGGCCCTCTTACCGGTGGGAAGCCGGCGGTAGACAAGGCATTGAAAGAGTTAATGAATTCTGGAGGATAGAACCTGTATTTATAGGATATCCAGAGCAGTTGATTGAACTCAAAGAAAAAATGATGGAAAGATATGCATATGTTTTTGATAAAATATTTGAGATTGAGTGGAGGACTGCTTGGGTAACACCATTTTACATGGCTCAGTCAGGTCAAACGGGGATCGAAAAAGAAACAGAAAGAATCAAAGGAACTGTGGACTATGAATCTTGGATTCCTTCAAGGGGAAATAGGGAAGAAAGTGAATGGTTAGAATTCCAGAATCTTTCCATAGTGGGAGATAAATATACCAAAGCCTTTTCTATTAAATCTTCCAAAAATAAAGAGCTTTGGTCTGGCTGTTCAGGCATAGGTCTCCAAAGATGGACAGTATCTTTCCTTGCCCAAAAAAGTCTTGACTCAGATAAATGGCCAAAAGAATTTAAAAAATATTTGGGTGAATTTCCAAGACAAATTAAGTTTGTTTAA
- a CDS encoding MFS transporter yields MVSKKKILYFTSFSHTITHAMTLTLAPLLPLIRSDLSLTNAETASFAFISFLMYGAMALPIGFISDRIGSLKVIKIGLILFIVSIAGIFLSKGPFTLGLSVLLLGMGAGTYHPAGLSLVSRIYPKDMGKAMGFNGLLGNLGEASSPIIAAAVGVYIGWRYPYLFWSVPIFILLLVSLTIKDSKIKDHINEEESHDFSYKEETKKLISKEFLLYILILLFRGLFYTGTVLLLTTFAKDVLSLKVLIGGLITTILIVSGMPGQIIGGKISDKFGYKKPLFFLTFICSISIAFIANTSNSIIFLLFSILMGFSYFAAQPSQNMLTASMGSPKIRGLLYGFSSLCIFGFGSFAVSVGGYIADILTWRDAFYILALFALIDVFLIYLKREKREDIKQT; encoded by the coding sequence ATGGTTTCTAAGAAAAAAATACTGTATTTTACTTCTTTTTCTCATACAATAACTCATGCAATGACTTTGACACTTGCACCACTATTGCCATTGATTAGGTCAGACCTAAGTCTAACAAATGCAGAAACTGCATCTTTTGCCTTTATTTCATTCCTTATGTATGGTGCTATGGCCTTACCCATAGGATTTATATCAGATAGAATAGGGTCACTAAAAGTCATTAAAATTGGATTAATATTATTCATTGTTTCAATTGCAGGAATTTTTTTATCTAAGGGCCCCTTTACTTTAGGGCTATCAGTTTTATTGCTAGGGATGGGTGCAGGGACTTATCATCCTGCCGGACTCTCACTCGTATCTAGAATTTATCCAAAAGATATGGGAAAAGCTATGGGATTTAATGGATTGCTTGGAAACTTGGGTGAGGCTTCTTCTCCAATAATAGCTGCGGCAGTTGGGGTATATATTGGATGGCGATATCCTTACTTATTCTGGAGCGTGCCAATATTTATTTTACTATTAGTGAGTCTCACAATTAAAGATTCAAAGATTAAAGATCATATAAATGAAGAAGAAAGTCATGATTTTAGCTATAAAGAGGAAACAAAAAAGTTAATTTCCAAAGAATTTCTTTTATATATACTAATTCTTCTTTTTAGAGGATTATTCTATACTGGAACAGTTTTATTACTTACTACTTTTGCTAAAGATGTCTTATCCTTAAAAGTCTTAATAGGGGGTTTGATAACGACAATTCTAATAGTATCCGGTATGCCTGGGCAGATTATAGGGGGAAAGATATCTGACAAATTTGGTTACAAAAAACCCCTCTTTTTCTTAACTTTTATTTGTTCTATTTCTATTGCATTTATTGCCAATACATCAAATTCTATAATCTTTTTATTATTTTCAATATTAATGGGATTTTCTTATTTTGCTGCACAGCCATCTCAAAATATGCTTACGGCTTCTATGGGTAGTCCAAAGATAAGAGGGCTTCTCTATGGATTTAGTTCTCTTTGCATATTTGGTTTTGGATCCTTTGCTGTTTCAGTAGGAGGTTATATCGCTGATATTTTAACATGGAGGGATGCATTTTATATACTGGCCTTATTTGCCTTAATAGATGTTTTTTTAATATATCTTAAAAGAGAAAAAAGAGAAGATATTAAACAAACTTAA
- a CDS encoding glycosyltransferase family 2 protein: MERVSVVIPSFNVEKSIYEVVKRIPTGIFEKIVVDDGSKDKTGEIAEKAGAKVVTHKVNYGKGRAMRTGISAANGDIIVFLDADLQHKPEDIHKLVEPIQKGRADITIGSRFLGDTKSMPIVRKLSNTISTALIRLFFGLNIKDTQSGYRAIKRDLLNKMHLESDRYNIETEILSYVGKFHMKVEEVPIETIYGDEKSHFTVLDIPKFLYLLFYLKYHKMRKK; encoded by the coding sequence ATGGAACGGGTTTCAGTAGTAATCCCTTCATTTAACGTTGAGAAAAGTATCTATGAAGTTGTCAAGAGGATACCCACTGGCATCTTTGAAAAAATAGTAGTAGATGATGGAAGTAAAGATAAAACTGGAGAAATAGCCGAAAAAGCCGGTGCGAAAGTTGTAACCCATAAAGTCAACTACGGTAAAGGAAGGGCAATGAGAACTGGAATCAGTGCAGCAAATGGAGACATAATTGTCTTCCTTGATGCAGATCTTCAACATAAGCCCGAAGATATCCATAAACTCGTTGAGCCAATCCAAAAAGGCAGGGCCGACATTACTATAGGCTCAAGATTTTTGGGAGATACTAAGAGCATGCCGATAGTTAGAAAATTATCGAATACAATCTCTACAGCTTTGATAAGACTATTCTTTGGACTTAACATTAAAGATACACAATCAGGGTATAGGGCCATCAAGCGAGATTTATTAAATAAAATGCATTTGGAGTCGGACAGATATAATATAGAAACAGAAATATTGTCTTATGTGGGAAAGTTTCATATGAAAGTTGAAGAAGTTCCAATTGAGACCATATACGGAGATGAGAAATCACATTTTACGGTATTGGACATTCCTAAATTCTTATATCTGTTATTTTATCTTAAATATCACAAAATGAGAAAGAAATAA
- a CDS encoding tyrosine--tRNA ligase, with the protein MDNRLEIIARNAEEVVTEEELMELLATKNEPVCYCGYETSGDVHLGHLVTMSKLKDMEKAGFKVKVLFADWHTWLNRKGNWEWIHEQTSIWEETFKAFGLRSAEYVLGSSFERSLDYIDDVFNLSLDTTINRALRSMQVIARDIEHARVSQVLYPFLQIVDIKYLGVDVAIGGIEQRKIHMLGRELSSKIDYKPFVCLHTPLISSLTGPGDKMSSSKPESMISVRDEELAIKEKINKAYCPVGVKEENPLLQIARLILFPKITGAFEIKRSEKYGGNVEFDSYDSLERAYLSKEVHPMDLKKSVIDYLVEIISEIRSI; encoded by the coding sequence ATGGATAATAGATTAGAGATTATAGCTAGAAACGCTGAAGAAGTAGTAACTGAAGAAGAGCTCATGGAGCTATTGGCTACGAAAAACGAACCGGTTTGCTACTGTGGTTATGAAACTTCTGGTGATGTTCATCTTGGTCACCTTGTGACAATGTCGAAATTGAAAGATATGGAAAAAGCCGGATTTAAAGTAAAAGTTCTATTCGCTGATTGGCATACTTGGCTTAACAGAAAGGGCAACTGGGAGTGGATACATGAGCAAACTTCAATTTGGGAAGAAACGTTTAAGGCATTTGGACTCAGATCAGCTGAATATGTATTAGGATCTTCTTTTGAAAGGTCATTAGATTATATTGATGATGTATTCAATCTTTCTTTAGATACAACTATAAACAGAGCATTAAGAAGTATGCAGGTGATTGCTAGGGACATTGAACATGCAAGAGTGTCTCAAGTTTTATATCCGTTTTTACAGATTGTAGATATAAAATATTTGGGGGTCGATGTGGCAATTGGAGGAATAGAACAGAGAAAGATTCATATGCTAGGAAGAGAACTTTCTTCAAAAATTGATTACAAGCCATTTGTTTGCTTACATACCCCACTTATTTCATCACTAACAGGACCTGGCGATAAAATGAGTTCTTCAAAACCAGAAAGCATGATATCTGTGAGGGATGAAGAGCTAGCTATTAAGGAAAAAATTAATAAGGCATACTGCCCCGTGGGGGTAAAGGAGGAGAATCCTCTACTTCAAATAGCCCGTCTTATACTCTTTCCAAAGATTACCGGCGCTTTTGAGATTAAAAGGTCGGAGAAATACGGGGGCAATGTAGAGTTTGATTCCTACGACTCACTTGAAAGGGCTTACTTATCTAAGGAAGTTCATCCAATGGATTTAAAGAAGTCCGTTATCGATTATCTTGTTGAGATTATAAGTGAGATAAGGTCTATATAG
- the eif1A gene encoding translation initiation factor eIF-1A, translated as MKYVARGNEEEQVQRTRTPQKGEVLGVVDQMLGAGRMKVRCTDGKERICSVPGKFKRRLWIKMGMVVLVEPWEIKGDERGNIIYRYSRAQTKWLIDNGYMTL; from the coding sequence CTGAAATACGTAGCACGTGGTAATGAAGAAGAACAAGTCCAGAGAACTAGAACACCTCAGAAAGGAGAAGTACTAGGCGTCGTTGATCAGATGCTCGGTGCAGGTAGAATGAAAGTAAGGTGTACAGATGGAAAAGAGAGGATTTGCTCAGTTCCAGGGAAATTTAAGAGAAGATTATGGATTAAAATGGGCATGGTTGTCCTAGTAGAACCATGGGAAATTAAGGGTGACGAAAGAGGAAATATCATATACCGATACTCAAGAGCCCAAACTAAATGGCTAATTGATAACGGCTACATGACTCTTTAG
- a CDS encoding serine protein kinase RIO, whose protein sequence is MGIIEDHIDVYERREDIKNLKRERVNRDSDIFKVRDEVFDQSTRLTLFKLMNNGYIESLNGEIATGKEANVFYGKDENGKEIAVKIYRIATSNFNKMYSYLIGDPRFYHTKKDKRSTVFAWAKREYKNLKIASEVINVPKPIITRNNVLIMEFLGKSMKAFPTLKEVNSKEPEKEFNIILENIGKLYKAGLIHADLSEYNILMGKKIYFIDFAQGTIKNNIMAQDFLKRDIENISRYFSNYFEVPDVEESLKGILNE, encoded by the coding sequence ATGGGCATTATTGAAGATCATATAGACGTTTACGAAAGAAGAGAAGATATTAAGAATCTAAAACGTGAAAGAGTCAATAGAGATTCTGATATTTTTAAGGTTAGGGATGAAGTTTTTGATCAATCAACGCGTCTCACACTTTTTAAACTTATGAATAATGGATATATTGAATCTTTAAATGGTGAAATTGCAACAGGTAAAGAAGCAAATGTTTTTTATGGAAAAGATGAGAATGGAAAAGAGATTGCAGTTAAAATATATAGAATTGCAACTTCAAATTTTAATAAAATGTATTCTTATCTCATAGGAGATCCAAGATTTTACCATACTAAAAAAGATAAGCGAAGTACCGTCTTCGCATGGGCAAAAAGAGAATATAAGAATCTTAAAATAGCAAGTGAAGTTATTAATGTTCCAAAACCGATTATAACTAGAAATAATGTTTTGATAATGGAATTCTTAGGTAAAAGCATGAAGGCATTTCCAACTTTAAAAGAAGTAAACTCAAAAGAACCAGAAAAAGAATTCAATATTATATTAGAAAACATTGGGAAACTATACAAAGCTGGTTTAATTCATGCTGATTTAAGTGAATATAACATTCTTATGGGGAAAAAGATATATTTTATTGATTTTGCACAAGGTACAATAAAAAATAATATCATGGCTCAAGATTTTCTGAAGAGAGATATAGAGAACATCTCTCGTTACTTCTCAAATTATTTTGAAGTTCCAGATGTAGAAGAATCATTAAAGGGGATTTTAAATGAGTGA